TGAGCGAGTACACGTCGGTCATCGAGGTGACCAATGGGGGACCTTGGGGTGACTGGGCCTGGCCGGAGATGTGTCCTGATGGATTCTTCGCCAGCGGGTTCTCGCTCAAGGTAGGGGCTCAGGCATAGGTCTTGGAGTGGGGAGGAGACGCAGGACCCTGTGCACGCGTGCACAGGAACAGAGGATGGCAGTCTTTTCACGGGTCCTTACCCCTCCgttccccccgccccgccctgccagGAAGAGCCCCCCCAAGGCATTTCCAGAGATGACACTGCTTTGAACGGGATCCGACTGCACTGCTCACGGGGGAACGCGGAGCGCAACACGCAGGTGGTGGAGTCCCAGTCTGGAAGGTGTGGGGCCAGGGCCAAGGACCCCAGAGGATGTGGATAAGCCCCTTCCTCTCTGTTACACACACACCCTCCTAGCTAACAGGCTAAAAGGTCAGGGCTGCGGGGCAGTTGAGACCTCCGAGGAGTGGGTGGGAGTCCTCTCCCCTGCACCTTGCTGGAGGTCAGGTGAGGAaacccacccccctacccccgtGGTGCAGCCTCCCGCTGAGAAGCCCCCAGGGCGAGTCGGGATGGAGGTGCTGATGGAGGGGCGGGGTAGGGGACTTCAGACGCTgtgcttctccccttgccctgTAGGTGGGGCTCATGGAGTGAGCCCCTGTGGTGCCCTGGCGGTGGCTTTCTGGTGGCTTTCTCGCTGAGCGTGGAGGCGCGCCAGACCCTCGGGGACAACACGGCTGCCAACAACGTACGCTTCCGCTGCTCCGACAGCACGGAGCTGGAGAGGCCCGGCCTGGCCTGGGGAGACTTTGGGAAATGGAGTAAGCCCTGCCCCAAAGGCGTGTGCGGTCTGCAGACCAAGGTGGAGCCGCCGATGGGCCTCCAGGATGACACCGCCCTCAACGACGTGCGCTTCTTTTGCTGCCGCAGTTAAGGAGGTCGCCCGCCCCCGCCAGTCCCACCGCGCTCGCTCGCTATTAtagcttctctgtctctgctgtgGTCTCGCTTGTTTTAGGGGTAGGAAGCTGCTGCGTCTCCTTGTCTTCCTCTTAGCCCGACATTGGGTCAGGCCTAAATTCGGGTTTGGGCTCAGGAGGCCAGGCAGGCCCCTGAAAGTCACCGACTCTTCACCCAGAAAAGTGCCCTtgagggcagcctaggtggctcagcagtttggcgcctgccttctgcccagggcgtgatcctggagacacaggattgagtcctgcctagggctccctgcatggagcctacttctccctctgcctgtgtctctgcctctgtcggtctctcattaataaataaaaatcttaaaaaaaaaaaaagtgcccttgAACACAATTTTGTGTCTGACGGTGGTGTCTGCAGACATATTGTCCTCGTTAAGAGCTCAGGGTCTTTCCTTTCTGAACCACCAGTGACCTCAGGTTGAGAAATGTCTACCAAATTAGGAGCCAGCAACATTAGAACACCCTAAGCTTTCATTTTCTAGAGTTTAGGCTAATTTGTCTTTTTCAccgtttccttttctttcctacaaAAGTTAAAGAATGGCTCttctggggcagctggggggctCCCAtggttacacatctgccttcagctcaggttacatctctgggtcctgggatcaagccccacaacaggctcctggcttagtgaagagcctgcttctccctctctccctgctcctgctctttctctctatctgtttcaaattaataaataaaaagtatttttttaaaaaatgaaagtggctTTTTCACGTACGGATTTCTGCCTGGGACCTTTGTCCTTGCTGGTCTCCACCTGTAACCCCCCAGCTACCTGGATGGCTTGTCCATTCACCAGACTTTGGCTCTGATTTCACTTtcttgtactttattttattttaaagtccctCCATCAGCCAATACCTATCCCATCACCAgcgtgtttttttaaaaagtgaagtaatCTATTGGCTGTCAAAAAAATGTGTACCCATCTTACATTGTTAAATTCTTTGGGCGTATGGAACTTGCCTGTCTTGTTTAGCACTGTATGTGAGCGCATTTTAACAGGCCAATAACTACTTGTTAAGGACACTtgcggtgggggggggtgtcccaAACAGGAGCACCCGGAGGCCCTATGTGGCTAGAGGCCTTGGGGCCCTCCATGCACAGAGGGCATCATCTGAGACCCGAACAGAGAGTTCAAAAGTTTATTCCAGGTTCAGGTGGGCCAGTCGGGCATCCAGGAGGGAGCACAACGTCAGTGGAACTTCATTGAGGGGTGCCCTGCGGAAAAGAGAAAGTGAGGACGCAGCCAGGGAGCAAGGGGGTTTTGCTCCAGCTCCACCCCCACCGTGCCCCACCTCTTTCTTCCTGCAATCGCCGCAGAAGACACCGAGGGTGGCGTTCACCAGCTGTATCCCGCACAGCACGACCTCCAGACACGAGGCGGCCACCAGCAGCGAGAAGAGAGTCACATTCCAAGAGACCACGCCCGGTGGCTCCACGCACAAGTCCCACAAAGTACGGTTGAGAAGGTAAGAGCCTCTGCGGGGTGGGGGTAAGGGGGGCAGGGTCACGTGAGAGGGTgtgccctccctgcagccccgtGCAGGTGTTCAGGGAGGTTTGCTTATGTGGCCCACGTGGTGGAGGCCCTGGCGCAGGTGCATCCCCCCCACCGCAGGTTGGGCATCCAGGTGGgaaaggtggggaggagaggggcaaGCGAAGCCTTACTCGGTGTCTTTGAAGTGATATTCCCAGTGGCCGTTCATTAAGCAATTGGGTCCGATTCGGAGCCCAGCTCCCGACACTGCCAGGCAGTAGATGGCACCCAGCACCCCGAAGGCCGAGGAGAAGATGGAGCGCAGCATCTGGATGTGCCATGGAAGGAGAAGTGAGCAGGCCGCCCTTCCCGCGCATGCACCTTACCTCGAGGGCCTCCCGGCGCATGCAAAATACATCTCCCTGAGCATCTGGGgagctcagtccgttaagcatctgctttcgacTGGGGTCATGGtcgtggggtcctggggtcgagctcCCAGTGgtgcttcctgctcagcgaggagcccacttctccctctccatctgcccccttTCGTGctcccgtgctctctctctctctctctcaaataaatgaataaaatcttaaaacaaaacaaaacaaaacaccctccCTGCAAACCCGGGGGCTGGGCTTTAGCTGCTCCTGGAGCCAGAGGCTGCGGAGGTCAGAGGTTGTAGCGCCCCTCTGTACGCCCAGTGAGGCCAAGTGCAGGGGCGCAGCTGGGACTCTGAGGAGGAGGAGCTCCCACAGCTGGCGGGGGACCGTGGCCACAGGTGTGGCTCTGCGAAGATCCATGCGGAGGGTCTTCCCAATCCCGCCCTCGTGTGAATCTTACCCTGCAGCGATTTCCGCAGCAGCCCACACCGCAGCAGCCCTTGCCCCCTGCGCGAACCGCCGAGATGCCGGGACATAGCACCTGTAGAGGAGGATCAGTATGACAGCCAGcgcccgcccccccaccgccGCTCCCCACATCCTCCACACCTTACTGCAGGGGCGTCGGGGGGCCGCTAGTCTCCCCCTGGAGCTGCCTGGGATGCCATCAGCCCTTTGGACTGTAGGAAGGCCTTATCTCCCTGACTCCTGGAGCACGCTTCCCTCCCGCCTTTACTTATATCATCATTTACGTGCCTACTTATCTGCAGCCTCCAAGAGGGTAGGGCCCAATGTCACGATATCCTCCATAGATCTTGGCGCCTGGTAGGTGCCCAGCTGAACCGTAGTCAGAGGGCCTGGGGTCAATTAATGCCAACCCTGTGCTCACTTCACACTCTAGGGATGGCCTCATCTCTCTGGGTCTTCAAGACCCACCTCACAGGGCTGTTCTCAGGATTTAATGAAATGCCAGATCAACCTCAGGTCAAGACTGGCTCAGTACATGCTCAATAACAATAAATTTCCGTGGCAGAAAGGAATAGTGGTGTTGGAGTGTCTGGTGAGCTGGGATTATGTGGAGCGGATGGGGAGAATGTTGGTGAATGCCCTGATGGGCAGTGCAGGGACCCCCAACCTATAATCttggtcctttttttaaaaaaaaattatttatttattcatgagagacacagagaagcagagacacaggctggctccatgtggggagcccacaatggggctcgatgccaggaccctgggatcacgccttgagcctaaagcatatgctcaaccactgagtcccccaggtgcccctcaagtttTCCTTTAATGATTCTTGAACCTGTCTGGACGATCaatcccccaccacctcccagaAGGATGACATTCTCCCCACCTTTCTGCGAAATGTCTGAATCTCTTGCTCCCGTGCTGCTGCACACTCCATCCTACGTTGCTACCACCAGAGTGAACTTAGCTTTCAACTGGTCTCTTCTCTGCCCAAATCCTTCAGGATCTCCTCAGGGAGTAGCCCATCAAGTCTGAATTctaggagggggcacctggggggctgagTTGGTTGAGACtcgattcttggtttcggctcaagtcatgatcccagccagggtcatgggatcgagccccacgtccagTTCCTTCCTCAgcgctgagtctgcttgagattctccctctacttctcctgtgtccctccccccactcttgcACAcgctgtctctctttctaaaataataaataaataaaatatttaaaagagaaaaagaaggacgcctgggtggctcaatggttgccttcggctcaggtcgtcctgggattgagtcccccatcgggctccccgcaggtgGCCTgatatctccctctgcctgtctccctgagtctctcaggaataaataaataaaatcttaaaaagagaaagagagagattgagcttGGGGAAGGCGTTCGAGGCTGCTTACTTTGGCTCTGGCCTTATCTTGTTGCACCACACCAGGCTCTTTGCCTATTGCCCATCTCTGGAATTCCACAGCTGTCTTgatctttgcctctctgtgccttgtgtGGCACACGGTGTACCAGGCATCATTTCGTTCCTCTCTACGGGTGGGGCCGAGGGTTTAATTCTGTCATCTCATTCCTCGTGACATCATAGAAACACCTGCCAAAGTGAGTAGAGTTCTTCCAGATACTCCCTGTCTGCTCTTCCATGTCTCCCAGCAGAACCAGTGGTGGACCTCTGGGTGGGATGCCTAACTGGGAAGCCCACAGATCCAAAGACACCTAGAATTGCTTTTGGGGTTTACCAATTTCCATTGACCTACCTCTTtgagatttctattttcttagcCAAAGTgtttagttccttttttaaaaaaagatttttatttatttattcatgagagacacaggcagagggagaagcaggctccctgcgaggatccaaggcagccactcaaccgctgagccacccaggcatcccaagtgttCGATTCCTATTGTTCTCCAAGCTCCTCTGACTCACTCTGTGCCAAGAGAAGGGTCACTGTAAGCGCAGAAGGAGACACTGAGTTTGTAGCTCGAGTCTGCTTCCTTGGCCCCTGGCCCACGCTCAGCCACTCAGCTCTCCTGGCCAACCACAGTTGTCTCCCATCACCTGCTCACCTCTACCCTTACTCTGCACACCAGCTGGTGGGACCCAAACCCAGAAGTGTCTGGAGCAACTAAAATGTTCCTGTTTTGCTGATGTGCGAAGGAAACCGGTATAAGAACTTCAGaaaactcggggatccctgggtggctcagtggttgagcgtctgccttcgtctgcctttggcccagggcgtgatcctggagtcccgggattgagttctacatcgagcttcccgcatggagccgcttctccctctgcctgtgtctctgcctctctctctgaatgaataaataaataaatctttaaaaaaaagaaaaaaaagattttatttatttattcatgcgagacacacacacacacagagagagagagagagagagagagagagagagaggcagagacgcaagcagagggaggagcaggctccattcagggagcccgatgtgggactcccatcttgggtctccaggatcacaccctgggctgcaggcggtgctaaaccgctgcgtcaccggagctgcccaataaataaaatctttaaagaaaaagaaagaacttcagAAAACCCTTTGGCAATATCCACGAGCACTGAATGCCTTGCATGCACCTTAAGAATCAGCCAtttcgggaatccctgggtggctcagggttttagcacctgcctttggcccagggtgtgatcctggggtcctgggattgagtcccgcattgggctccctgcatggagcctgcttctctctctgcctgtgtgtctgcctctctctcctctgtgtctttcatgaataaataaataaaatcttaaaaaaaaaaaagaaaggaatcagcCATTTCACTCCTAAGTATCCATCCAACAGTCATGCAAACAGAAGTTCACCTAAAAACATCTGTGGGAACGTCCATAGCACCATTATTTGCAATAAACCCAAGTTGGGGCCTATGCAAACACCCATCAATGGTAGGATGTTTAAATTAATTGCAGTGTATGCACACCCTGGAATGCACAAGAAATAACAGACTACACCTCTGCataatgacatggatgaacctcacaCACATATGTTGAACtggagaagccagacacaaaattgCTACCCTGCaggattccattcatataaaGCGCTGAACGGGCAAGACTAGCCCATGGGGTTAGAAATCAGGGTGGTGGGGACTCTGGTGGGGGTCGTGCCTGGCATGGGAGGCACGTCTGGGATTCTGGTAATGAGCTCTGTCTTGGTCTGAGTGCTGGGTGCATGGGGGGGTCCGCTTTGTAAAAATCTGCTAGGCTGTCTGCTAAGGATCTGGGCGCTCGTCcgtatgattttaaaaaaagttcaggggatccctgggtagctcagcgatttagcgtctgcctttggcccagggcgcgatcctggaaccccgggattgggtcccacgtcgggctaccggcgtggagcctgcttctccttcttttttttttttttttaatttttatctatttatgatagtcacacagagagagagacagagacataggcagagggagaagcaagctccatgcaccgggagcccgatgtgggattcgattccgggtctccaggatcgcaccctgggccaaaggcaggcgccaaaccgctgcgccacccagggatccccctgcttctccttctgcctgtgtctctgcctctctctctctctctgtctatcataaataaataaataaatcttaaacaaacaaacaaacaaacaaagttcAAAAGCTGGCAGCCTgattggctcagcggtttagcaccgtcttcagcccagggcgtgatcctggagacttgggttcgagtcctacattgggctccttgcatggtgcctggttctccctctgcctgtgtctctgcctctctctctctctctctctctctctctctctgtgtgtctctcatgaataaagaaataaaatcttttttaaaaaagttcaaaagCTCAAAACAAGGGAAAAGGTCCTTCTATAGTTTCTTGttgtgctttttttattttttttattttttttttatttatttgagacacagagagagggagcaccaACAgggggagaagcatactccccgtggagcagggagcccgatgcagaactcaatcccaggacactgggatcatgacctgagcagaaggcagatgcttccctGACTGAGTCCCCCGCCCCGGGGGGCACCTTTCCTGTTGCAGTTATAATAAATCCCCATTCTTCACAAGGGTCTACATGCTCTGGCCTGTGCCTGCCTCAGGGCTCATCTCATTAAACCCCCACTGCCCCGGCTGCCCACACGATCCTCAGATGTGCCAGCTTAGGCTGTGTACTTGCCAGCCACCCGCCCACCCTCGGCTGTGGTGTAGCTTCCTTCGTTTTGTCTTGTGGGGTCCAGTTCAGATGTCACCTCACTGAGGCCTTCCTTGAAGATGCTgtaaacaggggcgcctggccaGCTCGGTGGGTACAGCACTCCACTTTTGGTCCTGGGGTTATGACTTTGAGCTCCATGTGTGGCATagagttcacttaaaaaaaaaattaaaagtatattcttggggtgcctgggtggctcagtcggttaagcgtgtgcctcttgatttgggctcaggtcgtgatctcagggttatgggactgagccccacgttggggtgggagtgggggtggtgtgcttaggattctccctctccatctccccctgtccctcccctggcccctcccctcctctctttgggaaaaagttttaaaattttcaaaaatgtatactcttggggtgcctgggtgactcagtggttgagcatctcccttccactcagggcgtgatcccagggtcctgggattgagtcccatgtctggcaaCCTGaagggatctgcttctccctctgcctgtgtctctgcctctcactctgtgtgtctctcaggaataaaaaataaaatctgaaaaaaaaaaattctcttgcctaaaaatgaaattcaaagggATAGAAAGTgatgtttaagaaaaagaaagaaagaaaatgctatgaACACTGCCCCCCCTCACCCCACGCCCACCCCCCTTGCCCTAGGAAGGAGCTCTTTGCCATCGCACCTGCTtggtctcctgggggaggggagggcctgtCTTGCCTGAAATCATCTTACTCCTTTGTGTTCTGCTCACAGGTTATTAACCGAGTGCCTGTCAAGTATAGGACTGGGCAGCCACGGGGCTTGCATTCACACTCTCTGGATGCTGTATGTGTCCTAGGGGGAGTGCCAGCTCCAGGGAGAGCAGGGCCATGGCCCTAGTCCCCGCGGTGCCTAAGGGACTCTGCGAACACAGGCGAGAAAGTCTCCTTAAGAGCAGCTGGGGCGtggaggtgggaagagagggGCCAGGAATGTCCTGGGTAGGGATGCCGGCAGGGCAGCGTTGGGGGGTATCCCCTGAGGCAGGCCGGTTAGACCGTTAGACCGTGAGGAGGTATGGGTGGCCAGGGCTGGAGAAGGGGCACAGTGTGGCGCTGAGTGAGGGTGCAGGGAGGACAGTCACTGTGTCCAAAGAGGCCCAGGGGAGCCCTGCCTGGGAAGTTTCACCCGTGAGCCCTCTGAGGAGTGAGGAGCCAAGCTGGGGACATCCCATGGCCGTGTTAACCTACCCTGAAGTTCC
The Vulpes lagopus strain Blue_001 chromosome 10, ASM1834538v1, whole genome shotgun sequence genome window above contains:
- the VMO1 gene encoding vitelline membrane outer layer protein 1 homolog is translated as MHTRSSAHRDHRMERGAAAKLLLLVLLWGTCCGPAQADHLSEYTSVIEVTNGGPWGDWAWPEMCPDGFFASGFSLKEEPPQGISRDDTALNGIRLHCSRGNAERNTQVVESQSGRWGSWSEPLWCPGGGFLVAFSLSVEARQTLGDNTAANNVRFRCSDSTELERPGLAWGDFGKWSKPCPKGVCGLQTKVEPPMGLQDDTALNDVRFFCCRS
- the TM4SF5 gene encoding transmembrane 4 L6 family member 5, giving the protein MCTGKCSRFVGLSLIPLSLVCMVANALLLVPQGKTNWTNVSNLSLQVWLMAGFVGGGLMVLCPGISAVRAGGKGCCGVGCCGNRCRMLRSIFSSAFGVLGAIYCLAVSGAGLRIGPNCLMNGHWEYHFKDTEGSYLLNRTLWDLCVEPPGVVSWNVTLFSLLVAASCLEVVLCGIQLVNATLGVFCGDCRKKEGTPQ